A genomic window from Chitinivibrionales bacterium includes:
- a CDS encoding alpha/beta fold hydrolase, which yields MTAYGMKETFQFVEWQLKGKTLRGSLHSTGSKEQPYVVFCHGFTSQRMGPEYLFVKFSRTLAQQGIASLRFDFRGCGESDGRFSDMTLSTMKEDLFSAIRFIKQHDPKASLFVLGHSLGGAVAALGAAETKARGLILLAPVAQPHKIFMERKQNVVAAGVNQNGFYEKGPHEMGMHFIEDMKNQNPLEALAGFKGDLIIFQGDADPSVSVRESGKYTHYARQQGINEEYHLLPNNDHNFSTVAGVNFISISLSAWIRKRCSCE from the coding sequence AAGACTCTTCGGGGTTCGCTGCACAGCACCGGCAGCAAGGAACAGCCATACGTAGTCTTTTGTCATGGTTTTACTTCGCAGCGCATGGGACCTGAGTATCTTTTTGTTAAATTTTCACGAACTCTTGCCCAACAGGGGATTGCATCACTACGATTTGATTTCAGAGGATGCGGCGAAAGTGACGGCCGGTTTTCGGATATGACATTGTCTACCATGAAGGAAGATCTTTTTTCGGCGATACGATTTATAAAGCAGCACGACCCGAAGGCATCTCTCTTTGTTCTCGGTCATAGCCTGGGCGGCGCTGTTGCAGCTCTCGGCGCAGCGGAAACCAAAGCCCGGGGATTGATTCTTCTTGCCCCAGTTGCCCAACCCCATAAAATTTTTATGGAACGAAAACAGAATGTCGTCGCCGCCGGAGTCAACCAAAACGGTTTTTATGAAAAGGGACCCCACGAAATGGGAATGCATTTTATCGAAGATATGAAAAATCAGAACCCCCTCGAAGCGCTTGCCGGATTCAAAGGCGATCTTATTATTTTTCAGGGCGACGCCGACCCTTCGGTAAGTGTTCGTGAATCGGGTAAGTATACGCATTATGCCCGGCAACAGGGGATCAATGAAGAATATCATCTGCTCCCGAACAACGATCATAATTTCTCAACGGTGGCCGGAGTTAATTTTATCTCAATATCACTCAGTGCATGGATACGTAAGAGGTGCTCATGCGAATAA